In the genome of Gammaproteobacteria bacterium, the window CCACCCTGGAACGTATCATCAAGGGAGATCATAAAAAAGGGGATGTACTCGCCATTGCTCGCGTGGCAGGCATTATGGGGGCAAAAAAAACCGCTGATCTAATCCCACTGTGTCACCCACTCTTTTTAACCCGGGTGGATATTGAACTGGAGGTTCGTCCTGATGAAAATGCTGTATATTGCCAGGCCCGCACCGAGACCCAGGGGCAGACCGGGGTTGAAATGGAGGCACTCACCGCTGTTCAAGTCAGCCTGATTACTATCTACGATATGTGCAAGGCTATCGACCGGGGTATGCAGATCAATGGTGTTCGTCTGCTCGAAAAACAGGGTGGAAAATCAGGCACTTGGAAAAACAGGGATGCACAGTAATACGATGAGCGACTATGATTTAATTGTTATTGGTAGCGGGCCTGCTGGACAAAAAGCAGCCATACAAGCAGCAAAACTGGGTAAAAAAGTAGCCCTCATTGAGCGTCGTAAATATATCGGCGGGGTATCGGTACATACCGGCACCATCCCCAGTAAGACCATGCGTGAAGCAGCGATCTATCTCACCGGCTGGAATCAACGGGGACTCTACGGCTCCGATTATTGCCTCAATCCGCATCTCACCATGGCCGACCTGATGGAACGCGTCAATATCACCCTGGGGCATCAATCAGAATTGATGCGCCAACAGGTTGAACGCAACAATATCGAAATCATCCAGGGTATTGCCCGTTTCCAGACCCCGCATAGTATTGAACTGGAGACTGAGGATGGGCAATTCAGCGAACTCAGTGCCGACTACTTTGTGATTGCCGCCGGTAGTCGCCCTAAACGCCCCGACAATATCGAATTCAATAACAAGACCATCCTCGATAGCGATGGCATCCTGCAGATTGAAAATATCCCAAAATCATTAGTTGTAGTTGGTGGTGGTGTGATTGGTATCGAATATGCCTCGATC includes:
- the moaC gene encoding cyclic pyranopterin monophosphate synthase MoaC; translated protein: MSTLTHFNHRGEAHMVDVGTKDTTHRMAIAEGIIKMEPTTLERIIKGDHKKGDVLAIARVAGIMGAKKTADLIPLCHPLFLTRVDIELEVRPDENAVYCQARTETQGQTGVEMEALTAVQVSLITIYDMCKAIDRGMQINGVRLLEKQGGKSGTWKNRDAQ